A region of Cheilinus undulatus linkage group 10, ASM1832078v1, whole genome shotgun sequence DNA encodes the following proteins:
- the si:dkey-237j10.2 gene encoding uncharacterized protein si:dkey-237j10.2, which translates to MLGEGFLRVLRYREERRFASAPKPKSSQTNSQCTDLCSGITDSASEQFTESAEADPNLDKPDSDQFQGLKVIHQGPAGLLIPGSSPLPALEADFCLEDCSLLEQYPDLQVADSGRISHNPLRPIITHNLIPGVSNHPAVQDPQSEPVPSISDQGYLVMGASVSLDLPGSALEPMSNSVLNGLLEKQLEEVYMQHLTDNLARCHSHLGPSLLHGLVPPLQPCSQLGGPDSLEASLEGEPGGDRGKKISYLSTQNLAPCSSNFSSPVLRISEAENAHL; encoded by the exons ATGTTGGGTGAAGGATTCCTCAGAGTGCTGCGttacagagaggagagaaggttCGCCTCAGCCCCCAAGCCAAAGAGCTCACAGACAAACAGTCAATGTACGGATTTATGCAGCGGTATCACTGACTCGGCCTCAGAGCAGTTCACAGAGTCAGCCGAAGCAG acCCAAACCTGGACAAACCCGATTCTGACCAGTTCCAGGGACTAAAAGTAATACATCAAGGCCCTGCGGGCCTCTTAATCCCTGGCTCTTCACCTCTCCCTGCACTGGAAGCTGACTTTTGCTTAGAAGACTGTAGCCTCCTGGAACAATACCCAGACCTGCAGGTGGCCGACTCAGGCCGCATCTCACACAACCCACTGAGACCCATCATCACCCACAATCTCATTCCTGGAGTCTCAAATCACCCAGCCGTGCAGGATCCCCAAAGTGAGCCTGTGCCCTCGATATCAGACCAGGGTTATCTGGTGATGGGGGCCAGTGTCAGTTTGGACCTGCCAGGTTCAGCGCTGGAGCCCATGTCTAACTCAGTGCTGAACGGGCTTCTGGAAAAGCAGCTGGAGGAGGTGTACATGCAGCATCTGACTGACAACCTGGCTCGTTGTCACTCCCACCTTGGGCCCAGCCTACTGCATGGCCTGGTACCTCCGCTGCAGCCTTGCAGCCAGCTGGGAGGGCCCGACTCACTGGAGGCCAGTCTGGAAGGAGAACCAGGAGGAGACCGTGGGAAGAAGATCAGTTACCTGAGCACTCAGAACTTAGCACCCTGCTCATCTAACTTCAGCTCCCCTGTTCTGAGGATTTCAGAGGCTGAAAATGCTCATCTGTGA
- the LOC121516377 gene encoding non-histone chromosomal protein HMG-14A-like, which yields MPKRKGGDGGEKEEPKRRSARLSARPVVPKPEPKAKKAAKREKAVNDKKEDKKTKKAKENAEAEANEENHSENGEAKTNEVEAAPEEAKEEAKSE from the exons ATGCCCAAGAGAAAG ggaggagacggaggagagaaggaggag cccAAGAGGAGATCAGCTCGGTTATCGGCG agaCCTGTTGTACCTAAGCCGGAACCAAAGGCCAAAAAGGCGGCAAAG AGGGAGAAGGCTGTGAATGATAAGAAGGAGGACAAGAAGACCAAGAAGGCAAAGGAGAACGCAGAGGCTGAGGCTAACGAGGAAAACCACTCTGAGAATGGAGAGGCCAAGACCAACGAG GTGGAGGCAGCCCCTGAGGAGGCCAAGGAGGAGGCCAAGTCCGAGTAG
- the sh3bgrl gene encoding SH3 domain-binding glutamic acid-rich-like protein, with amino-acid sequence MVIKVYIASSSGSTSIKKQQTDVLGFLAVNKIEFEECDIAANEVNRKWMRENVPEECRPPTGNPLPPQIFNECQYCGNYQAFFDAREDNAVYAFLGLTAPPGSKEAEALAKKAQQ; translated from the exons ATGGTGATCAAAGTGTACATAGCATCGTCCTCTGGATCCACTTCG ATTAAGAAGCAGCAGACGGATGTGTTGGGTTTCCTGGCGGTCAATAAGATTGAATTTGAGGAGTGTGACATTGCAGCCAACGAGGTGAACAGGAAGTGGATGAGAGAGAATGTTCCGGAGGAGTGCCGGCCACCTACAGGGAACCCTCTCCCTCCACAGATATTCAACGAATGCCAGTATTGTGGG AACTATCAAGCCTTCTTCGATGCCAGAGAGGACAATGCTGTGTATGCGTTTCTGGGTCTGACTGCTCCCCCGGGCTCAAAG GAAGCTGAGGCTCTAGCAAAGAAAGCACAGCAGTAG